In Tepidamorphus gemmatus, the sequence GCGGCGGGCTTCCTGCGTCATGCGAGCGGACGGCATCGAGTGGCAGTCGATGACCACGGCGGTGCCGAACAGCCGGCGCGACTGCTCGACGAGTTGGCGAAGGGCGCGATGGTAGGGCTTGTAGTAACGTTCGATGCGGTCGAGTCCTTCGGCCACGCCGATCGGCCGTCGGTAGATCTCGGCCCCGTCGGCGACGATGCGTGCGATCGTGCCGAGGCCGCCGGCAACCCGCATCGACCGGGTATTGGCGAAGGAGGGCAGGCGTCCGTCGAACATCGCCGGATCGAGCTCGTAGGCTTCGCGGTTGACATCGACGAAGGCGCGCGGGAAGCGCGCCTGCATGAGCGGCGCGCCGAGGCCGACGGCCCCGGAGAACAGTTCCTCGACGAAGCTGTCCTCCGAGCGGCGCAGTGTCATCAGGTCGAGCCGCGAAGCGGCGAGGAAGCTGCGCGGATAGATGCGGCCGCTGTGTGGCGAATTGAATACGAACGGGCTGAGCGTGCCGCCCTCGGGGGCGGTGATCAGGAAGGGTGGGGAAAGCTCCGGTTCGGGAGGTGTGGCCATCGTCCGTGGCGCCTTTGGCATGACCGGACGACTGTGCCAAGAACACCTGGCGCTGTCCATGCCGGGCTGCTTCGCCGCCTGGCCGGCTTGTCCACACGGCGGCGCGGATTGGTGAAATCTTTACATCGACTGCTATTATCTCGCGCCGAGGGATCATCGACTTCAATCCGGGGGCTGCCGCCGATGAGCAAGATTCTCCTTGCCGAGGACGACCACGACATGCGCCGATTCCTGGTGCGCGCGCTGGAGAATGCCGGCTACGAGGTCGTCTCCTTCGACAACGGGCTCAGTGCCTACGACCGGCTGCGGGAGGAATCGTTCACGCTGCTGCTGACAGACATCGTCATGCCGGAGATGGACGGCATCGAGCTGGCGCGGCGTGCGACCGAACTCGATCCCGATCTCAAGGTCATGTTCATCACTGGCTTCGCAGCGGTCGCCCTCAATCCGGACTCGAATGCGCCGAAGAACGCCAAGGTGCTGTCGAAGCCCTTCCACCTGCGCGACCTCGTCAATCAGGTCGAACGCCTGCTGGCGGCGTGAGGCCGCGCGCGACCGCCGAGGCAGGACGGGCCGGTCCTGCCGGGATGGGACGCGGCCGGAGTCGTCGAATCCCCGGCTAAGCGTTCACATCCGCCAGCGGTTGTGCAGCCAGAGCCACTGGCCGGGG encodes:
- a CDS encoding N-formylglutamate amidohydrolase; this encodes MATPPEPELSPPFLITAPEGGTLSPFVFNSPHSGRIYPRSFLAASRLDLMTLRRSEDSFVEELFSGAVGLGAPLMQARFPRAFVDVNREAYELDPAMFDGRLPSFANTRSMRVAGGLGTIARIVADGAEIYRRPIGVAEGLDRIERYYKPYHRALRQLVEQSRRLFGTAVVIDCHSMPSARMTQEARRRPDFVLGDRYGTSCASILTDVAQETLQRLGYTVARNKPYAGGFITETYGSPATGVHALQIEINRALYMDETRYIRAGGFAWLMADITHLCRRLMSISAEALRPGRQAAE
- the cpdR gene encoding cell cycle two-component system response regulator CpdR; protein product: MSKILLAEDDHDMRRFLVRALENAGYEVVSFDNGLSAYDRLREESFTLLLTDIVMPEMDGIELARRATELDPDLKVMFITGFAAVALNPDSNAPKNAKVLSKPFHLRDLVNQVERLLAA